Proteins found in one Thalassomonas actiniarum genomic segment:
- the ampE gene encoding beta-lactamase regulator AmpE: MSLISLLIALAAERYLSSSLWQFNSYYQRYTQFIRRTRMLESGLLSALGTLGLIFLPVAAVYGLLWLIDDSLLHLIFSTVILIICFGCIKTRSSYKRYLMAAYRGEQSSCELMHAQLRSDKNLPEMGFGQTLVWLNYRYYIAIMLFFIFLGAPGVVFYRLVATLAENPGDDQGKVEADDDMSEEQQAAQPENLEANLEKRVEERAVEGAEAEQDKAGIELEQGVINNAVSPCQQFLFWLDWIPVRLTSFGYMLVGHFSKALPVWLESLFDFSKQPSAILADVAQKSEDLMVDSEDCTAEPCLLVRLAKRNLLLLLAIISLLTLSGVIS; this comes from the coding sequence ATGAGTTTAATTAGTTTATTAATCGCATTAGCCGCCGAACGCTATTTATCGTCGTCACTCTGGCAGTTCAACTCTTATTACCAGCGTTATACCCAGTTTATCCGCCGCACCCGAATGCTGGAATCCGGTCTGCTCAGCGCTCTGGGAACTTTGGGGCTGATTTTCCTGCCTGTTGCTGCGGTATATGGCCTGCTTTGGCTGATCGATGACAGCTTATTGCATTTGATTTTTTCTACCGTCATTTTGATCATCTGTTTTGGCTGTATCAAGACCAGGAGCAGCTACAAAAGGTATTTAATGGCGGCATACCGGGGAGAGCAGAGCAGCTGCGAATTGATGCATGCACAATTACGCAGCGACAAGAATTTACCCGAAATGGGCTTTGGCCAGACCCTGGTCTGGCTTAACTACCGTTATTATATCGCAATTATGCTTTTTTTCATTTTCCTGGGCGCGCCCGGGGTGGTGTTTTACCGCTTGGTGGCGACCCTGGCTGAAAACCCCGGCGATGATCAGGGCAAGGTTGAAGCCGACGATGACATGAGTGAAGAGCAGCAAGCGGCTCAGCCGGAAAATCTGGAAGCCAATCTCGAAAAAAGAGTCGAAGAAAGGGCAGTAGAAGGAGCTGAAGCCGAGCAGGATAAAGCCGGTATTGAGCTGGAGCAAGGCGTTATCAATAATGCCGTTAGTCCCTGCCAGCAGTTTTTATTCTGGCTTGACTGGATACCGGTACGTTTAACCTCTTTTGGTTACATGCTGGTGGGACACTTTTCCAAAGCCCTGCCAGTGTGGTTGGAAAGCTTATTTGATTTTAGCAAACAGCCCAGTGCCATCCTGGCGGATGTTGCACAAAAATCTGAAGATTTAATGGTCGACAGCGAAGATTGCACCGCAGAGCCCTGTTTGCTGGTCAGGCTGGCAAAACGTAATCTTTTGCTGTTATTGGCAATTATTTCGCTATTAACCTTGTCGGGCGTGATCAGCTAA
- the ampD gene encoding 1,6-anhydro-N-acetylmuramyl-L-alanine amidase AmpD, whose amino-acid sequence MTSDANNLFEINNGWLVFAEQQKSPHFTPREDVADISLLVVHNISLPPGQFGGPYITDLFLGRLDADADPYFQDIYQLRVSAHCLIRRDGSIVQYVSFNDKAWHAGVSSFGEREKCNDFSIGIELEGTDEVPYTREQYQQLVCLVAKLQETYPLISHNNLVGHSDIAPGRKTDPGPAFDWEYFRNCLQSIKESSQ is encoded by the coding sequence ATGACGTCTGACGCCAATAACCTATTCGAAATTAACAATGGCTGGCTGGTTTTTGCCGAACAGCAAAAATCCCCGCATTTTACCCCGAGAGAAGATGTTGCCGATATCAGCTTATTGGTGGTGCATAATATCTCTTTGCCGCCGGGCCAGTTCGGTGGTCCTTATATAACCGATTTATTCTTAGGGCGGCTTGATGCCGATGCCGACCCTTATTTTCAGGATATATACCAGCTGCGGGTCTCCGCCCATTGCCTGATCCGCCGGGACGGCAGTATAGTGCAATATGTTTCCTTTAATGATAAGGCCTGGCACGCGGGGGTTTCTTCGTTTGGGGAGAGGGAGAAGTGTAATGATTTCTCGATTGGTATCGAGCTTGAGGGGACAGATGAGGTGCCCTATACCCGGGAGCAGTACCAGCAGCTGGTCTGCTTAGTGGCAAAACTGCAAGAAACCTATCCGTTAATTAGTCATAATAACCTGGTGGGGCATAGTGATATTGCCCCCGGGCGAAAAACCGATCCCGGCCCCGCTTTTGATTGGGAATATTTTCGTAACTGCTTGCAATCAATAAAAGAAAGTTCACAATGA
- a CDS encoding retropepsin-like aspartic protease family protein yields MTEVDATNKIGKYFVWLAWLIALAILVFVFQDILDEQTNPNTNPEYALSAQGKAEVYLKQNRYGHYLTRGEINEHPVTFLLDTGATEVSIPATVAEQLNLPTFGSYPVQTANGSVKVYQTKIELLSIGNIFLYNVRAHINPAMQGDEILLGMSALKKVEFLQTGKQLILREQ; encoded by the coding sequence ATGACTGAAGTTGATGCGACAAACAAAATAGGCAAATACTTTGTCTGGCTCGCCTGGTTGATTGCCCTGGCAATTTTAGTATTTGTTTTCCAGGATATCCTGGATGAGCAAACCAACCCCAACACCAATCCAGAATATGCGTTAAGCGCCCAGGGAAAAGCGGAAGTTTATCTGAAACAAAACCGTTATGGCCATTACCTGACCCGGGGGGAGATTAACGAGCACCCGGTAACTTTTCTACTCGACACCGGCGCTACCGAAGTCTCGATCCCGGCCACTGTCGCCGAGCAGTTAAATTTACCGACTTTTGGCAGTTACCCGGTACAAACCGCCAACGGCAGCGTAAAAGTTTACCAAACCAAGATAGAACTGCTTAGTATCGGCAATATTTTTCTTTATAATGTAAGGGCGCATATCAATCCGGCGATGCAAGGGGATGAGATTTTATTAGGCATGAGCGCCTTAAAAAAAGTAGAATTCCTGCAAACCGGAAAACAATTAATTTTACGAGAACAATAA
- the nadC gene encoding carboxylating nicotinate-nucleotide diphosphorylase, protein MLSPELQQDIKNTVSWALSEDLGQDISQTGAENKWHNGLDITAALIPQENKAVATIITREDCILCGVEWLNEVFSQLDQHTGETTNITWFANDGQLVKANSVLCELSGSARTLLTGERTALNFLQTLSGTATVTSTYVRELAESNTKLLDTRKTLPGLRSAQKYAVTCGGGVNHRIGLFDAFLIKENHIAACGGIENAVTTAKRNHPDKKVEVEVESLDELTQALTAEADIIMLDNFTTEMIEQAVALNNGRSKLEVSGNMTLATLREYAKAGVDYISSGALTKHVHAIDLSMRFS, encoded by the coding sequence ATGCTTTCACCTGAGCTGCAACAAGACATCAAAAACACGGTTTCCTGGGCATTAAGCGAAGATCTTGGCCAGGATATCAGCCAAACAGGCGCTGAAAATAAATGGCATAACGGCCTGGATATCACCGCAGCCCTGATCCCGCAAGAGAATAAAGCGGTCGCAACCATCATCACCCGGGAAGACTGTATCCTGTGTGGGGTTGAGTGGCTCAATGAAGTTTTTAGCCAGCTGGATCAGCACACGGGCGAGACGACAAATATCACCTGGTTTGCCAACGACGGCCAGTTGGTCAAAGCCAACAGTGTTTTATGTGAACTCTCCGGCAGCGCCAGAACCCTGCTCACAGGTGAGCGCACCGCCTTAAATTTCCTGCAAACCTTATCCGGCACAGCAACGGTCACCAGCACTTATGTGCGGGAATTAGCCGAATCAAACACTAAATTGCTTGATACCCGTAAAACTCTACCCGGCCTGCGCAGCGCACAAAAATATGCCGTAACCTGCGGTGGTGGGGTAAATCACAGGATAGGCTTGTTTGATGCGTTCCTAATTAAAGAAAACCATATCGCCGCCTGCGGTGGTATTGAAAATGCGGTGACAACAGCAAAGCGCAACCACCCGGATAAAAAAGTGGAAGTTGAAGTAGAAAGCCTGGATGAGTTAACACAGGCGTTAACGGCAGAAGCTGACATTATTATGCTAGACAATTTCACCACAGAAATGATTGAGCAGGCAGTTGCCTTAAACAATGGCCGGAGCAAGCTGGAAGTTTCGGGCAATATGACCTTGGCCACCCTCAGGGAATATGCAAAAGCTGGCGTCGATTATATTTCTTCCGGCGCCTTAACCAAACATGTGCATGCCATAGATTTATCGATGCGTTTTTCATAA
- a CDS encoding pilin, translating into MRKIMTRKKSKGFTLIELMIVVAIIGILAAVALPAYQSYTEKARFSEVVLAASSVRSAIDVCFQTRGNGNLANCDTYAKIGAVKADAEAGGEVASVVITATTAVVTATGSDSGSSTYILTPTISSNSLTWAQTGTCIASGVC; encoded by the coding sequence ATGAGAAAAATTATGACTCGGAAGAAATCAAAAGGATTTACCTTAATTGAATTAATGATCGTTGTCGCCATAATCGGCATTCTGGCTGCTGTTGCTCTACCGGCTTATCAGAGCTATACAGAAAAAGCCAGATTCTCAGAAGTGGTGTTAGCAGCATCTTCAGTTAGGAGCGCCATCGACGTCTGTTTCCAGACCCGTGGCAACGGCAATTTAGCCAACTGCGATACTTACGCAAAAATTGGCGCGGTCAAGGCAGATGCCGAAGCGGGTGGTGAAGTTGCCTCTGTTGTGATCACAGCAACAACGGCTGTGGTAACCGCAACCGGCTCAGACAGCGGCTCATCAACATATATCCTGACCCCAACCATCAGCTCAAACTCTCTGACCTGGGCGCAAACAGGAACCTGTATTGCCAGCGGTGTCTGTTAA
- the pilB gene encoding type IV-A pilus assembly ATPase PilB, whose translation MKGHHQQSSLLSALSKHNLVPEELVDEISATFLQQKKPFIRYLVEDKNYNAVSIVSILSRSFGYPHIDLKNFDTSLVPEGIRNEKLIHKHNALPLFLRGKVLFVAMSDPTNLDALEEIQFNTGFTTELVLTDENSLQTCIDKVLEEDSEALGITDIDAEELSDIDVQEERKEDDAGEDKDDAPIVVYINKILLDAIRKGASDLHFEPYEKSYRIRFRIDGILNEVAKPPVSLASRMAARLKVMSKLDIAERRIPQDGRIKLALSKKKSIDFRVSTLPTMWGEKIVMRILDSSSAMLGIEMLGYEADQKEIYLEALARPQGMILVTGPTGSGKTVSLYTGLNILNTQERNISTAEDPVEINLEGINQVQINNKAGLTFPSALRSFLRQDPDIVMVGEIRDLETAEIAIKAAQTGHLVLSTLHTNSAAETLTRLLNMGVPSYNVASSVSIIIAQRLARRLCSQCKTEEMIPEEALLKQGFTPEQIKDIKLYKAVGCEQCTGGYRGRVGIYEVIRISQETANIIMAGGNSLDIAAQCQTEGFNNLRQSGLVKAVQGVTSLEEVNRVTSA comes from the coding sequence ATGAAAGGACACCATCAACAGTCAAGCTTACTCAGCGCCCTGTCCAAGCACAACTTAGTGCCCGAAGAACTGGTTGATGAAATCAGCGCGACTTTTTTACAGCAAAAAAAGCCGTTTATCCGCTATTTAGTTGAAGATAAAAATTACAATGCCGTCAGCATTGTCAGTATCTTATCCCGCAGTTTTGGTTACCCCCATATAGACTTAAAGAACTTTGACACCTCTCTGGTACCCGAAGGTATCCGCAACGAAAAGCTGATCCACAAACATAATGCCCTGCCGCTTTTTTTACGCGGAAAAGTATTGTTTGTCGCCATGTCAGATCCCACCAATTTAGATGCCCTGGAGGAAATACAATTTAATACCGGCTTTACAACCGAATTGGTGTTAACCGATGAAAACAGCCTGCAAACTTGTATAGACAAGGTACTGGAAGAAGACAGCGAAGCCCTGGGGATTACCGACATTGATGCGGAAGAACTCTCCGATATCGATGTCCAGGAAGAGCGCAAGGAAGACGATGCCGGTGAAGACAAGGACGATGCCCCTATAGTCGTTTATATCAATAAGATCCTATTGGATGCCATCAGAAAGGGGGCCTCTGATTTACACTTCGAACCCTATGAGAAGTCTTACCGCATTCGCTTTCGTATTGACGGCATTTTAAACGAAGTGGCTAAACCCCCGGTAAGCCTTGCGTCACGCATGGCGGCGCGGTTAAAAGTCATGTCGAAACTCGATATTGCCGAGCGCCGCATCCCGCAGGATGGCCGTATCAAGCTCGCCTTATCCAAAAAGAAATCGATCGATTTTCGTGTCAGCACCCTGCCCACCATGTGGGGTGAAAAAATCGTAATGCGTATCCTCGACTCATCCAGCGCCATGTTGGGTATAGAGATGTTAGGCTATGAAGCCGATCAAAAAGAAATCTACCTGGAAGCACTCGCCCGCCCGCAAGGCATGATTTTGGTCACCGGCCCCACCGGCTCGGGTAAAACCGTTTCTTTATACACGGGGCTAAATATCTTAAACACTCAGGAGCGCAATATCTCCACCGCAGAAGATCCGGTTGAAATCAACCTCGAAGGCATCAACCAGGTCCAAATCAATAACAAGGCAGGATTAACCTTCCCCAGCGCCCTGCGCTCTTTTTTAAGGCAAGATCCCGATATTGTCATGGTAGGTGAGATCCGGGATCTCGAAACCGCAGAAATCGCCATTAAGGCTGCGCAAACCGGGCATTTAGTGCTGTCCACCCTGCATACCAACTCTGCTGCAGAAACCCTCACCCGGCTACTGAATATGGGGGTACCTTCTTATAATGTTGCCAGCTCGGTCAGCATTATTATTGCCCAGCGCCTGGCCCGACGCTTATGCAGCCAGTGTAAAACCGAAGAAATGATCCCGGAAGAAGCCCTGCTCAAGCAAGGCTTTACCCCGGAGCAAATAAAAGATATTAAATTGTACAAGGCGGTCGGCTGCGAACAATGTACCGGGGGCTACCGGGGCAGGGTTGGCATTTACGAAGTTATCAGGATCAGCCAGGAAACGGCCAATATCATTATGGCAGGAGGTAACAGCCTGGATATCGCCGCCCAATGTCAGACTGAAGGATTTAATAACTTACGCCAATCAGGCCTGGTCAAGGCCGTGCAGGGCGTAACCAGTTTAGAAGAAGTTAACCGGGTAACAAGCGCATAA
- a CDS encoding type II secretion system F family protein produces the protein MAASNAKVPVPKALDSFTWQGVNRKGKKVKGELSAASVLELKSQLRKQGITPGRIKKKPKPLFGLGGDKPIVAADIAVMTRQVATMLGAGVPLVQTIEMIGKGHNNGNMQKLLGEIGNKLQSGIPLSECLREHPLFFDELYCDLVHSGEQSGALETIYDRIATYKEKAEALKAKIKKAMTYPIAVLVIATIVTSILLIFVVPVFQDIFAGFGAELPGFTLFVIGISEFMQSYWYMMLAAIFIGGFLFKRAHRNSPKLRDNVDKNILKLPVIGELLQKAAIARYARTLSTTFAAGVPLIDALASAAGASGNAVFRDAILEIRTEVSSGMQMNLAMRNCSIFPDMVIQMVAIGEESGAVDDMLAKVATVYEQEVDNAVDSLTSLLEPMIMAVLGVVIGGLIIAMYLPIFQIGMIV, from the coding sequence ATGGCGGCGAGTAATGCAAAAGTTCCAGTTCCGAAAGCGCTTGATAGTTTCACCTGGCAAGGAGTCAACCGCAAAGGAAAAAAGGTAAAAGGTGAGTTATCTGCCGCCAGTGTGCTAGAACTTAAAAGCCAACTGAGAAAGCAGGGCATTACTCCCGGGCGCATTAAAAAGAAACCTAAACCCCTGTTTGGCCTTGGTGGCGATAAGCCTATCGTAGCAGCCGATATTGCAGTGATGACCCGGCAAGTAGCAACCATGCTCGGCGCCGGCGTACCTTTGGTGCAAACCATAGAAATGATCGGCAAGGGCCACAATAATGGCAATATGCAAAAGCTATTGGGAGAAATTGGTAATAAACTCCAATCCGGCATCCCGCTTTCAGAATGTTTACGTGAACATCCGCTTTTTTTTGATGAACTATATTGCGACCTTGTCCATTCAGGTGAACAGTCCGGGGCACTGGAAACCATCTATGACCGCATCGCCACCTACAAAGAAAAAGCGGAAGCCCTTAAGGCAAAAATCAAAAAAGCCATGACCTACCCCATTGCCGTGCTGGTGATTGCCACTATCGTTACCTCTATACTATTGATCTTTGTAGTCCCGGTTTTTCAGGATATTTTTGCCGGCTTTGGCGCCGAGCTCCCCGGTTTTACCCTATTTGTCATCGGCATCTCTGAATTTATGCAAAGTTATTGGTACATGATGCTAGCGGCAATATTTATCGGCGGTTTCCTGTTTAAGCGCGCCCATAGAAACAGCCCCAAGCTACGTGATAATGTCGATAAAAATATTTTAAAACTGCCTGTCATCGGGGAATTATTACAAAAAGCCGCCATCGCCCGCTATGCCAGAACCCTATCCACCACCTTTGCAGCCGGGGTACCGTTAATCGACGCCCTGGCATCCGCTGCCGGAGCCTCCGGCAATGCGGTCTTCAGGGATGCCATTTTGGAGATCCGCACCGAAGTTTCTTCCGGCATGCAAATGAATTTGGCCATGCGTAATTGCAGCATTTTCCCCGATATGGTGATCCAGATGGTCGCCATAGGGGAGGAGTCCGGAGCCGTGGATGACATGCTTGCAAAAGTGGCCACGGTATACGAACAGGAAGTCGATAACGCGGTAGATTCATTGACTAGTTTACTTGAGCCTATGATAATGGCGGTTTTAGGGGTGGTGATTGGCGGACTTATCATCGCCATGTATCTGCCTATTTTCCAAATCGGCATGATAGTATAA
- a CDS encoding prepilin peptidase, which yields MFDEFTFLLTSSPLYLYLTVAVFSLMVGSFLNVVIYRLPKMLEHEWYLECREYLADELQNSPAKTTQAITLSSPASTCPHCGHAIRFYENIPVVSWLWLRGKCSQCQKAISWRYPLVETATALLSLVIAMHYGASLQTLLMLVLTWSLICLTMIDLDHMILPDQITLPLVWLGLLINISGTFVPLADAVIGATAGYLSLFSVFWLFKLLTGKEGMGQGDFKLLAVFGAWAGWQLLPLLILMASAVGAIIGIALIVFKNHQRDQAIPFGPYLAVAGWITMLWGMPMWQWYLGQLG from the coding sequence GTGTTTGATGAGTTCACGTTCCTGTTAACATCCTCCCCCTTATACCTGTACCTGACCGTGGCAGTATTTTCCCTGATGGTAGGCAGCTTTTTAAATGTCGTGATCTACCGCCTGCCTAAAATGCTGGAACACGAATGGTATCTTGAATGCAGGGAGTACCTGGCAGATGAACTGCAAAACAGCCCGGCAAAAACAACCCAGGCAATCACACTGTCATCCCCGGCTTCTACCTGCCCTCACTGTGGTCATGCAATCCGCTTTTATGAAAATATTCCCGTCGTCAGCTGGTTATGGCTGCGGGGAAAATGCAGCCAATGCCAAAAGGCAATTTCCTGGCGTTACCCCCTGGTAGAAACCGCAACCGCCCTGCTCAGTTTAGTCATTGCCATGCATTATGGCGCTTCCTTGCAAACCCTGTTGATGTTGGTACTTACCTGGAGTCTGATTTGCCTGACCATGATAGATCTCGACCATATGATCTTACCGGATCAAATCACCCTCCCCCTGGTTTGGCTGGGATTATTAATCAATATCAGCGGCACTTTTGTACCGCTAGCCGACGCCGTTATCGGCGCTACGGCCGGCTATCTCAGTTTGTTCAGTGTCTTTTGGCTGTTTAAACTGTTAACGGGTAAAGAAGGTATGGGCCAGGGTGACTTTAAACTGTTGGCGGTATTTGGCGCCTGGGCCGGCTGGCAGTTATTGCCTTTGTTGATCTTAATGGCATCCGCCGTCGGTGCCATTATCGGCATCGCCTTGATTGTATTCAAAAACCATCAAAGAGACCAGGCCATCCCGTTCGGCCCCTACCTGGCCGTCGCCGGCTGGATCACTATGTTATGGGGCATGCCGATGTGGCAATGGTACCTGGGACAACTCGGTTAA
- the coaE gene encoding dephospho-CoA kinase (Dephospho-CoA kinase (CoaE) performs the final step in coenzyme A biosynthesis.), producing the protein MSDYIIGLTGGIGSGKTTIANMFAELDVAIVDADIVAREVVAPGSPSLEKIAQHFGPEFIDNNGALNRALLRTRIFNQPQDKAWLNQLLHPLIRQNLLAQAKQAPGVYCLLVAPLLIENNLHSLVDRVLVVDVCEQTQLERTLRRDTSSAQEIKLIINSQASRQQRLEVADDVFLNESENLAQAQKQVADIHGKYLQMFREQT; encoded by the coding sequence ATGTCTGATTATATCATCGGCCTGACCGGCGGCATTGGCAGCGGCAAAACCACTATCGCCAATATGTTTGCCGAACTAGATGTCGCCATCGTTGATGCCGATATTGTCGCCCGGGAAGTTGTCGCCCCGGGTAGCCCAAGCCTGGAAAAAATAGCCCAGCACTTTGGCCCTGAGTTTATCGATAACAACGGCGCACTTAACCGCGCCTTATTGCGTACCCGCATCTTTAATCAACCACAAGATAAGGCCTGGCTAAACCAGTTATTGCACCCGCTAATTCGCCAAAACTTATTAGCGCAGGCCAAACAGGCTCCCGGGGTTTATTGCTTGCTGGTAGCGCCTTTACTTATCGAAAATAACCTTCACAGTCTGGTAGACAGGGTATTGGTTGTCGATGTCTGTGAGCAAACACAACTTGAGCGCACCTTAAGACGCGACACCAGTTCGGCGCAAGAGATAAAATTAATCATCAACAGCCAGGCATCACGTCAGCAAAGGCTCGAAGTTGCTGATGACGTATTTTTAAATGAATCGGAAAACTTAGCACAAGCGCAAAAGCAAGTGGCTGACATACATGGAAAGTACTTACAAATGTTCCGAGAACAGACATAA
- the zapD gene encoding cell division protein ZapD, with product MTTVLYEHPLNERIRNYLKLEQLFAQASLCHLQNNIQTGHQVFFNALFAIIDTLERNDIRGDLIKDLEKLEHNLGKWLDAPNIDISAIEVNLQQTKGLISQLKVTPPLWCQLKDDKLLSSIKQRFAIQGGSSSFDLPQLQFWLHQPVEKIQLDTEYWLSLLTQIISALDLVLKFIRQRAAFEEIISENGFYQANGEGLLLLRIKVPQSADYFPTVSGNKFRYSIRFMLPCEEAGRRYSNQSTAFQLARC from the coding sequence ATGACAACGGTTTTATACGAACATCCACTGAATGAGCGCATTCGCAACTATTTAAAGTTAGAGCAGCTATTTGCTCAAGCTAGTCTCTGTCACCTGCAAAACAATATTCAAACCGGCCACCAGGTTTTTTTCAATGCGTTATTTGCCATCATAGATACCTTAGAGCGCAATGATATCCGCGGCGATCTGATCAAAGATTTGGAAAAGCTGGAGCACAACCTGGGCAAGTGGTTAGATGCCCCGAACATAGATATCAGTGCCATAGAAGTAAACCTGCAACAGACGAAAGGTTTGATCAGTCAATTAAAAGTTACCCCTCCGCTGTGGTGCCAGTTAAAAGACGACAAGTTACTGTCGAGTATCAAACAGAGGTTTGCCATCCAGGGGGGAAGTTCAAGTTTTGATCTGCCGCAATTACAGTTCTGGCTGCATCAACCGGTTGAAAAGATCCAACTAGATACCGAGTACTGGCTGTCTCTGTTAACGCAAATTATCAGCGCCCTGGATTTGGTATTAAAGTTCATCCGGCAAAGGGCGGCATTTGAAGAGATCATCTCGGAAAATGGCTTTTACCAGGCCAACGGCGAAGGGCTGTTGCTGCTGCGAATAAAAGTCCCGCAAAGCGCGGATTATTTCCCCACCGTCAGCGGCAATAAGTTCCGCTACTCCATCCGCTTTATGTTGCCCTGCGAAGAAGCCGGACGCCGTTACTCCAATCAAAGTACCGCCTTTCAATTGGCCCGCTGTTAA
- the yacG gene encoding DNA gyrase inhibitor YacG: MTLKVPCPTCKKQVLWQSESTYRPFCSKRCQLIDLGDWAEESNKISQPIQGPEVMTEDMLDALESEFLLHNKFFVEPE, from the coding sequence ATGACCTTAAAAGTTCCTTGCCCAACCTGTAAAAAACAAGTTCTCTGGCAGAGTGAAAGCACCTACCGCCCTTTTTGCTCGAAACGTTGCCAATTGATTGATTTGGGTGACTGGGCGGAAGAAAGCAACAAGATTTCACAACCGATCCAGGGACCGGAAGTGATGACCGAAGATATGTTGGATGCGCTGGAAAGCGAGTTTTTACTGCACAACAAATTTTTTGTCGAGCCGGAATAA
- the mutT gene encoding 8-oxo-dGTP diphosphatase MutT codes for MSKLVHVAVGVICREQETFLTRRLEGTHMAGKWEFPGGKVESDETVAQALSRELKEEVGIDVLACSPLINIEHDYGVKKVLLEVFLVDQFQGEPEAQEGQEQQWLDVSALSEVDFPDANQPIVDKVKQYFFG; via the coding sequence ATGAGCAAGTTGGTACATGTTGCGGTAGGGGTTATTTGTCGTGAACAGGAAACTTTCCTTACCAGGCGCCTTGAAGGCACCCATATGGCCGGGAAATGGGAATTTCCCGGGGGGAAGGTGGAAAGTGATGAAACCGTGGCCCAGGCGCTCTCTCGTGAGCTCAAGGAGGAAGTCGGAATAGATGTACTTGCCTGCAGCCCGTTAATTAATATTGAGCATGATTACGGGGTGAAAAAGGTCTTACTGGAAGTGTTTCTCGTTGATCAATTCCAGGGAGAACCAGAAGCTCAGGAAGGGCAAGAGCAGCAATGGCTGGATGTCAGTGCTTTATCCGAAGTGGACTTTCCCGATGCCAACCAGCCCATAGTTGATAAGGTAAAACAATACTTTTTCGGCTAA